GATTTCGAGTCGCGTGGTCGCTTGCACGAGCCCTGCGTTCACGTCTCTGATGACCCGGTTGATGTGGTTCAACCGCCGGAGGCGTCTGGCCTGCTCTTTGCGGGCGTCTTCGCGCCGCCGTCGCACCGAAACGTCCCGGCCGATGCCACATACTCCCCAGGGGTTGCCGTCGTCGTCGGTGAGCAACGCGCCCGTGAACTCGATAGGAATGGTCCTGCCGTGTTTGGTCACGAGGTCGGCTTCGACCTTCGCCTGCCCGTCGTCGACGATTTGGTGGATGGTTCGCCTGACCAGCGCGACGTCTTCGCCGAAAAAGTCGGTCGGTCCCATGTGTCTGACCTCCTCGTCGGTGTAGCCGGTCACGGCCGTCACGTTCGCGTTCCAGCGCCGGAAGGTCCCGTCCATGTCGAACAGGAAGAAGATGTCAGGGAGCGATTCGATTGCCGCCTCGAGTTCGAGTGTGTCGCGCATCGACCGCTGGTGGCCGACCGCCCGGGCGAGGTGTTCGATGCTATCTCGCGTTGGCTCACTCGCCGGGAGACACTGGGTCGCCCCCGCGGCGAGTGCGTCAGCCGCATCGCGTTCTGCCTCGTAGCGGTAGAGAATCGGCAACGCAGGGTTACTCGCTCGGGCTCGCTCGACGAACGCGTGGTCGTCGCCGCCGGGAACTGAATCGACGACGAGGACGCCGCGAAATGTGGTGAGTGCCGAGCGTGCCGGGGCCTCGTCTGTGACCACGCGAACCGAGAGGTCGTGGTGGTCTGTGAGTCCCTCCGCGAGGACCGACGCCCGCTCCGAACGGCCAACGAGTAAGACGGCGGGGGCTGTCTGCGCCATCACCGTCTAGCCAGGGGACACAACCGTTTAACACATCGGCCTTCGACCTGCATGTCACCTGAGTGAACAGACGCCGGTGTAAATGACAACTGTTGTGGGTATACGCCCGACGTGCCGGAGGTTCCACGGACCGCCCGACGGCACCCGTCTATTCGATTGTTAACATGACGAACCCCCTGGTTTTTTAGTTCAGTTCGGAGAGAGTGTACTAAACAACAACGTGTCGTGATGTTACAAAATTCACATATTCTATACGTCACCGATGCACAAGCGGGGGCCGACGCTGACGCGGTGCGGACGCACCTCGCCGAGCGACGAGCGGACGCCCACGTAGCGGTCGCCACCGTAGCGGAGGGGAAACACATGATCGAAGCAGGGGCCACGGACGCAGTCGTGACCGATTTCGACGGGTTCGCCAACCTGTCGTCGGCGTGCGCTGACCTACCTGTCGTCGTGTACGCGAGCGACCCCGTACCCGATGCCGTCGAAGCGGCGTACGACGCGGGCGTCACGGCCGTCGTCGAACGAACCGAAGCGAGCGGCGCGATTCTCGCCGCAACGCTCCACCAGGCGTTGTCTGCGGACGGGGGCGAGGGGTCGCTCGACCCGGCGAACGAATCGCACCTCGACGCCATCGTCGAATCAGCCTCCGATTGCATCGTCACCATCGACGCGAACAGCACCATCCAGTTCATCAATTCGGTCGTCGAAACCGTGTTTGGCTACGACCCGGAGGCACTCGTCGGGGAACCGCTGACGAAACTGATGAGCGACTCGCTCGCCGAACGCCACCTCGGAGCCATCGACCGCTATCTCGACACCGGGGAACGCCACTTCGACTGGGGGTACGTCGAACTGCTCGGCCAGCACCGCGACGGCCACCAGATTCCCCTCGGCGTCTCGTTCTCCGAGTTCGAGCGCGACGGCGAGCGCTACTTCACGGGCGTACTTCGCGACATCACCGACCGAAAGCGTGCAGAGCGGCTCAGACGGCGGCGAAAACGCCAGTTCGACGCCGTGTTCAACGACCCATTCACGTTCTTCGCGCTGCTCGACCGCGACGGAACGGTCCGAAACGTGAATCGACCGGCGCTCGACTTCGCCGACGTGGACGTGGCCGACGTTGCCGGAAAACCGTTCTGGGAGTGCCCGTGGTGGAGCCACTCGCCCGAGTTGCAGTCGGAACTCGAAGCCGAACTCGAACGGGTCAAAGCGGGTGAGTACAGCAAGTTCGAAGCCACCCACGTCAGCCCTGCGGGCGAGACCATAACTGTCGATTTCCAGGCCAGGCCCGTGGTCGACGGCGACGAAGTGACCGGTATCGTCGCGGAAGGCCTCGACATCACCGAGCAAAAGCGGCTTCAGGAGAAGCTGCGCCACCAGCACATCCTCAACCAGCGGGTCATCGACACCGCGCCCGTCGGCATCGTCGTCATCGACGAGTCGGGCAACATCGAGCACATCAACGACCGGGCGGTGGACATCGCCGGCGTCTCGCGCGACCGATTGGAAGGCGGGGCGAGCGAGTTCAGTTTCACCGACGGCGAAGGAAACCCGATTCCCGAGGCCGACCTCCCGTTCAGAACCGTCCTCGAAACGGGAACCACGGTGTACGACGTCGAGCTGGGCGTCATCCGGCCGGACGGCAGTCGAATCTGGCTCTCCCTGAACGGGTCGCGTCTCCTCGCAAACGACGGCGAAACCGTCCGAGGCATCTTCACCTTCGAAGACATCACCGACACGAAGCGACGAGCCACCCGACTGGAAGCGCTCACCGAAAAGGCCCAGCAGTTGCCCGAGGCAAAGACGGCGACCGCGGTCTGTGAGACCATCGTGGACGCCGCCGCGGACGTGCTCGACCTGCCCTACTCCTACATCCTTCGCTACGAGGAAGCCGAGGGCACCCTCGAACCCGCCGCCCAGACCGAGGGCGTCGCAGCCCTCGTCGAGTCACCCATGCTCGGCGACCTCGGCGAGAGTCCCGTCTGGGAGGTGTTCATCCGCGACGAAGCGACCGTCCTGTCCGGGGAGGACCAGCGACACCCAACAGCGTCTGCGATACAGAGCATCGGCATCTTCCCGCTCGGGGAGTTCGGCGTGTTCGTGACCTGCTCGCCCGACGCAGACGGTTTGCGAGAGACGGACCTCCTGCTCGCAGACATGCTCTGTGCGAACGCGCGCTCGTCGCTCGCACGCGCGGCGCGAGAGGGTGACCTCAGACGCCAGCGCGACACGCTCGAACGCAAGAACAAGCACCTGGCGCGGGTAAACCGCATCAATCGAGCCATCCGCGACATCACGAAGGTGCTCATTCAGGCGGAAACCAAAGAAGAAATCGAGTCGCTCGTCTGCGAGAAGTTGGCCGCCATCGACCCCTTCGCGTTCGCCTGGGTCGGCCACCAGGACCTCGCGACTGATACGATCACGCCAGTCGCCTCGGCGGGCGACGGTGACGGCTACCTCGACCGCGTCCAGATTGCGACGGACGGTTCGACCACGGGCGGGTGTCCGGCCGGGCGTGCCCTGCGGTCGAAACAACCCCAGGTGCTGAACAACATCCTGACCGACGTCGACGCCGAACTGTGGCGCGAAGAGGCGCTGTCTCGGGGGTTCAGGGCGAGCATCGCCGTCCCGCTCGTCTACCGCGACACGGTGTACGGCGTGTTGAACCTGTATTCGAGAAAGCCACTCGTGTTCGAGCAGATGGAGCTGTCCGTTCTCACGGAACTCGGCCAGTCCATCGGCTACGCGATGAACGCTCTCGAACGAAAGCGGGCGCTCGTGAGCGAACGGTCGGTCGAACTCGACTTCGTCTGTGGTCCCCTCGACTCGCCCCTCTTCGGGTTCGCGGACGGATCGCTGGGAACGTTCGAACTGGAGAACGCCGTCAGACGACTCGACGGGAACGTCCACCTGTTTTTCGACGTGCGGGGCATCGACCCGGACGACCTGCGAGCGCACGTGACGGCGTCGCCCGCCGTCGAACAGTTCGCGCTCATCGCCGCGGACGACGACGGCTTTCGCTGTGAGTGTACCGTCCGCGACGACACGCTCGTCTCCTCGCTCGCAGACCGTGGGGCGAGTCTCGACCACCTGTGCGTAACCGCCGACACCGCGACGCTGACCGTACGAATCCCACAGAGCGCAGACGTTCGGGACATCGCCGCCCACCTCGAATCGACCGTCGGCGGGGTGGAACTGCGAGCGAAGCGGGAGTTCGACACACCGGTCATGACGACACAGGAGTTCGAAAGCGAAGTACGAAATCGGTTGACACAGCGCCAGGAAGAGGTCATCAAAACCGCCTACTTCAGCGGTTTTTTCGAGTGGCCACGAGAGAGCAACGGCCAGGACGTCGCGGAGATCCTCGGCGTGACCCAGCCAACAATCAACCGACACATTCGAGCAGGCGAACGGGCGCTGTTCGGCCTCCTGTTCTCGGGAGACGAC
This sequence is a window from Haladaptatus sp. QDMS2. Protein-coding genes within it:
- a CDS encoding PAS domain S-box protein, whose translation is MLQNSHILYVTDAQAGADADAVRTHLAERRADAHVAVATVAEGKHMIEAGATDAVVTDFDGFANLSSACADLPVVVYASDPVPDAVEAAYDAGVTAVVERTEASGAILAATLHQALSADGGEGSLDPANESHLDAIVESASDCIVTIDANSTIQFINSVVETVFGYDPEALVGEPLTKLMSDSLAERHLGAIDRYLDTGERHFDWGYVELLGQHRDGHQIPLGVSFSEFERDGERYFTGVLRDITDRKRAERLRRRRKRQFDAVFNDPFTFFALLDRDGTVRNVNRPALDFADVDVADVAGKPFWECPWWSHSPELQSELEAELERVKAGEYSKFEATHVSPAGETITVDFQARPVVDGDEVTGIVAEGLDITEQKRLQEKLRHQHILNQRVIDTAPVGIVVIDESGNIEHINDRAVDIAGVSRDRLEGGASEFSFTDGEGNPIPEADLPFRTVLETGTTVYDVELGVIRPDGSRIWLSLNGSRLLANDGETVRGIFTFEDITDTKRRATRLEALTEKAQQLPEAKTATAVCETIVDAAADVLDLPYSYILRYEEAEGTLEPAAQTEGVAALVESPMLGDLGESPVWEVFIRDEATVLSGEDQRHPTASAIQSIGIFPLGEFGVFVTCSPDADGLRETDLLLADMLCANARSSLARAAREGDLRRQRDTLERKNKHLARVNRINRAIRDITKVLIQAETKEEIESLVCEKLAAIDPFAFAWVGHQDLATDTITPVASAGDGDGYLDRVQIATDGSTTGGCPAGRALRSKQPQVLNNILTDVDAELWREEALSRGFRASIAVPLVYRDTVYGVLNLYSRKPLVFEQMELSVLTELGQSIGYAMNALERKRALVSERSVELDFVCGPLDSPLFGFADGSLGTFELENAVRRLDGNVHLFFDVRGIDPDDLRAHVTASPAVEQFALIAADDDGFRCECTVRDDTLVSSLADRGASLDHLCVTADTATLTVRIPQSADVRDIAAHLESTVGGVELRAKREFDTPVMTTQEFESEVRNRLTQRQEEVIKTAYFSGFFEWPRESNGQDVAEILGVTQPTINRHIRAGERALFGLLFSGDDPWKAE